The Falco naumanni isolate bFalNau1 chromosome 1, bFalNau1.pat, whole genome shotgun sequence genome window below encodes:
- the MYO18A gene encoding unconventional myosin-XVIIIa isoform X13, with translation MSQAAGACGGRHCTAGPPLTPVLLWLQSESVKDTASPPPNPEPPSPEPPKSPEPPPGRGKSPEPVLNGAAVNGLEGPAAEGQGDDGQGLSRRRVVRVVRKVVRKVLPGEDAGSAKEPGRDTKSPEPVPPPRKEETGRSAMPAPPAAPPPPTVPVAPAKPEPKDEISAGLKTLMAKGKTKEHRPRLRPGDRQEKSPEPTRGDAKPSLSPGTKAKPEPLVQSSGGKAEPAKASALKPTALERHKKLQPGEKRPTPMKTTPASPQQAPPSPTSCPSPSEEAQRRLERIFTTSLDPAASASAPSQGQADDAPAAAFGPVPAAAQAKTEEQIAAEEAWYETEKVWLVHRDGFSLGSQLRLEEGVPLPEGKVKVKLDHDGTVLEVEEDDVEKANPPSCDRVEDLASLLYLNESSVLHTLRQRYGGNLLHTYAGPTMVIINPLSSPSMYSEKVMHMFKGCRREDTSPHIYAVAQAAYRSMLMSRQDQAVVLLGASGSGKTTNCQHLVQYLTTIAGSTGKVFSVEKWQALYTILEAFGNSSTGMNGNATRFSQIISLDFDQAGQVASASIQTLLLEKLRVTKRPANEATFNIFYYLLACSDSTLRTELHFNHLAENNVFGIVPLSKPEEKQKATQQFNKLQAAMKVMGISSDEQKAFWLVLGAIYHLGAAGATKELLADGADADEAGRKQFARHEWAQKAAYLLGCSLEELSSSIFKHQPKGTLQRSTSFRQGPDEPPLGDSGTGPKLTALECLEGMAAGLYSELFTLLISLLNRALKSSQHSVCSVTVVDTPGAQNPELAGQSRGATFEELCHNYTQERLQLLFHQRTFARELERYKEENIELALADAEPGSSGSIAAVDQPSHQALVRSLARTDEARGLLWLLEEEALQPGGNEDTLLERLFSYYGPQEGGKKGHNPLLPSDKPRHFLLGHSSGTNWVEYDATGWLNHVKHNPASQNASVLLQESQKKVISSLFAGRGGSALVLSGSVAGLEGGSQLALRRATSMRKTFTTGVAAVKKKSLCIQIKLQVDALIDSIKKSKLHFVHCFLPKAAGGGGDPRALPCRRVSGSELELPAEHCEAGLMQLDVPLLRAQLRGSRLLDTLRMYRQGYPDHMVFAEFRRRFDVLAPHLTKKHGRNYIVVDEKRAVEELLESLDLEKSSYHMGLSRVFFRAGSLARLEEQRDAQTSRNITLFQAACRGFLARQQFKKRKIQDLAIRCVQKNIKKNKGVKGWPWWKLFTTVRPLIEVQLTEDQIRGKDEEIQQLKSKLEKVEKERNELRLNSDRLESRITELTSELTDERNTGESASQLLDAETAERLRAEKEMKDLQAKYDALKKQMESMEMEVMEARLIRAAELNGELDDDDSGGEWRLKYERAVREIDFTKKRLQQELEDKLEVEQQGKRQLERRLTDLQADSEESQRALQQLKKKCQRLAAELQDTKLHLEGQQGRNHDLEKKQRRFDTELSQAHEEAQRERLQREKLSREKDVLVAEVFGLKQLLEDKDSDIAGLTQKAEALEAELQDISSQESKDEASLAKVKKQLRDLEAKVKDQEEELDEQAGTIQMLEQAKLRLEMEMERLRQTHAKEVESRDEEVEEIRQSCQKKLKQMEVQLEEEYEDKQKVLREKRELESKLSAVSEQANQRDFETEKRLRRDLKRTKALLADAQIMLDHLKNNAPSKREIAQLKNQLEESEFTCAAAVKARKSMEVEIEDLHLQIDDLAKAKAGLEEQLSRLQREKNEVQSRLEEDQEDMNELMKKHKAAVAQASRDLAQMNDLQAQLEEVNKEKQELQEKLQGLQSQLEFLEQSMVDKSLVSRQEAKIRELETRLEFERTQVKRLESLATRLKENMEKLTEERDQRAAAENREKEQNKRLQRQLRDVKEEMGELAKKEAEASRKKHELEMDLESLEAANQSLQSDLKLAFKRIGDLQAAIEDEMESDSNEDLINSLQDMVAKYQKRKSKLDGDSDVDSELEDRVDGVKSWLSKNKGSSKALSDDGSLKGSSPPSSRHTFTYDRWDEEQDTGESTRRYSHSSPSASEADSRATETPA, from the exons ATGTCCCAAGCAGCAGGGGCCTGCGGTGGCAGGCACTGCACTGCTGGACCTCCACTCACACCGGTGTTGTTGTGGCTGCAGTCAGAGAGCGTGAAGGATACAGCATCTCCACCCCCAAACCCTGAGCCCCCGAGTCCTGAGCCCCCGAAGAGCCCTGAGCCACCCCCAGGGCGAGGGAAGAGCCCGGAGCCGGTGCTGAACGGGGCAGCAGTGAACGGGCTGGAGGGTCCGGCCGCCGAGGGCCAGGGGGACGACGGCCAGGGGCTGTCCCGCCGCAGGGTGGTCCGGGTGGTGCGCAAGGTGGTGCGCAAAGTCCTGCCGGGGGAGGATGCTGGCAGTGCCAAGGAGCCAGGGCGAGACACCAAGTCTCCCGAGCCAGTGCCACCTCCCAGGAAGGAGGAGACGGGTCGTTCGGCCATGCCAGCTCCCCCTGCTGCGCCACCTCCCCCCACCGTGCCGGTAGCCCCCGCCAAGCCAGAGCCCAAGGATGAGATCTCAGCTGGGCTCAAAACCCTCATGGCAAAGGGCAAAACCAAAGAGCACCGGCCACGGCTCCGGccaggggacaggcaggagaaGTCCCCTGAGCCGACCAGGGGGGATGCGAAGCCGTCCCTGTCCCCGGGCACCAAAGCCAAACCGGAGCCGCTGGTGCAGTCTTCAGGAGGGAAAGCGGAGCCGGCAAAGGCATCTGCTCTGAAACCCACTGCCCTGGAGAGGCACAAG AAGCTGCAGCCTGGTGAGAAGCGGCCAACCCCCATGAAAACCACCCCGGCATCCCCCCAGCAG gctccccccagccccacgtcCTGCCCGAGCCCGTCAGAGGAGGCACAGCGCCGGCTGGAGAGGATCTTCACCACTTCT CTGGACCCCGCCGCCTCTGCCTCGGCACCCAGCCAG GGTCAAGCGGACGATGCCCCGGCAGCCGCCTTTGGCCCcgtccctgctgcagctcag GCCAAGACGGAGGAGCAGATAGCCGCCGAGGAGGCCTGGTATGAGACAGAGAAGGTGTGGCTGGTGCACAGAGATGGCTTCTCCTTGG gcagccagctgcgGCTGGAGGAAGGTGTCCCCCTGCCCGAGGGCAAGGTGAAGGTGAAGCTGGACCATGATGGAACCGTcctggaggtggaggaggacGATGTGGAGAAG GCAAACCCCCCCTCCTGTGACCGCGTGGAGGACCTCGCCAGCCTCCTCTACCTCAACGAGTCCAGCGTGCTGCACACGCTGCGGCAGCGCTACGGTGGAAACCTCCTGCACACCTACGCCGGCCCCACCATGGTCATCATCAACCCACTGAGCTCCCCCTCCATGTATTCTGAGAAG GTCATGCACATGTTCAAAGGGTGCCGCAGGGAGGACACGTCCCCGCACATCTACGCGGTGGCCCAGGCTGCCTACCGCAGCATGCTGATGAGCCGCCAGGACCAAGCGGTCGTGCTGCTGGGCGCCAGTGGCAGCGGCAAAACCACCAACTGCCAACACCTTGTCCAGTACCTCACCACCATCGCTGGCAGCACTGGCAAGGTCTTCTCCG TGGAGAAGTGGCAGGCTCTCTACACCATCCTGGAGGCTTTTGGCAATAGCAGCACCGGCATGAATGGCAACGCCACCCGCTTCTCCCAGATCATCTCTCTGGACTTCGACCAGGCTGGGCAGGTGGCATCTGCCTCCATACAG ACGCTGTTGCTGGAGAAGCTGCGCGTCACGAAGCGCCCAGCCAACGAAGCAACCTTCAACATCTTCTACTACCTGCTGGCCTGCTCTGACAGCACCCTGCG GACTGAGCTTCATTTCAACCACTTGGCAGAGAACAACGTCTTTGGCATCGTGCCCCTCTCCAAG CcggaggaaaagcagaaggcGACCCAGCAGTTCAACAAGCTTCAGGCTGCCATGAAGGTGATGGGCATCTCCAGCGATGAGCAGAAAGCCTTCTGGCTTGTCCTGGGGGCCATTTATCATCTGGGGGCCGCCGGGGCCACAAAAG agctgctggcagacGGAGCCG ACGCCGACGAAG CTGGAAGGAAGCAGTTTGCACGGCACGAGTGGGCTCAGAAAGCCGCTTacctgctgggctgcagcctggaggagctctcctcctccatctTCAAGCACCAGCCCAAGGGTACCCTGCAGCGATCCACCTCCTTCCGGCAGGGCCCCGATGAGCCCCCCCTGGGTGACAGCGGTACAG GTCCCAAGCTGACAGCACTGGAGTGCCTGGAGGGCATGGCGGCCGGCTTGTACTCTGAGCTCTTCACCCTCCTCATCTCCCTCCTCAACAG GGCGCTGAAATCGAGCCAGCACTCGGTGTGCTCGGTGACGGTGGTGGACACCCCGGGGGCGCAGAACCCCgagctggcagggcagagccggGGGGCCACCTTCGAGGAGCTTTGCCACAACTACACCCAGGAGCgcctgcagctgctcttccaCCAGCGCACCTTCGCCCGCGAGCTGGAGCGCTACAAGGAG GAGAACATAGAGCTTGCCCTGGCTGACGCCGAGCCCGGCTCCTCTGGCTCCATAGCTGCTGTAGACCAGCCCTCGCATCAGGCACTG GTCCGGTCACTGGCCCGCACAGACGAGGCGcgggggctgctgtggctgctggaggaggaggcGCTGCAGCCAGGCGGCAACGAGGACACCTTGCTGGAGCGGCTCTTCTCCTACTACGGCCCCCAGGAAGGGGGCAAGAAAG GGCACAACCCGCTGCTCCCCAGTGACAAGCCCCGGCATTTCCTTCTGGGCCACAGCTCAGGGACCAACTGGGTGGAGTACGATGCCACGGGCTGGCTCAACCACGTCAAGCACAACCCGGCCTCCCAAAATGCCTCCGTCCTGCTGCAGGAGTCACAGAA GAAGGTCATCAGCAGCCTGTTTGCGGGCCGTGGCGGGTCAGCGCTGGTGCTGTCGGGCTcggtggcagggctggagggggggtCCCAGCTGGCCCTGCGCCGGGCCACCAGCATGCGGAAGACCTTCACCACCGGCGTGGCTGCTGTCAAGAAGAAATCCCTCTGCATCCAGATCAAGCTGCAAGTG GACGCCCTCATTGACAGCATCAAGAAGTCCAAGCTCCACTTTGTGCACTGCTTCCTGCCCaaggcggcggggggcggcggggaccCCCGGGCTCTGCCGTGCCGGCGGGTGAGCGGCAGTGAACTGGAGCTGCCGGCGGAGCACTGCGAGGCCGGGCTCATGCAGCTGGACGTGCCCCTCCTGCGTGCCCAGCTCCGCGGCTCCCGCCTGCTCGACACCCTCCGCATGTACCGCCAAG GGTATCCCGACCACATGGTTTTTGCGGAGTTCAGGCGGCGCTTTGACGTCCTGGCCCCACACCTGACCAAGAAGCACGGGCGCAACTACATCGTCGTGGATGAGAAGCGG gCAGTGGAGGAGCTCCTGGAGTCGCTGGacctggagaagagcagctaCCACATGGGCTTGAGCCGG GTGTTTTTCCGAGCTGGATCACtagccaggctggaggagcagagggacGCGCAGACCAGCAGGAACATCACCCTCTTCCAGGCAGCGTGCAGGGGCTTCTTGGCACGGCAGCAGTTCAAGAAAAGGAAG ATCCAGGATTTGGCCATCCGCTGCGTGCAGAAGAACATCAAGAAGAACAAGGGGGTGAAGGGCTGGCCCTGGTGGAAGCTTTTCACCACCGTGCGGCCCCTCATCGAGGTGCAGCTCACCGAGGACCAGATCCGCGGCAAAGAC GAAGAGATCCAGCAGCTGAAGAGCAAACTCGAGAAGGTGGAGAAAGAGCGTAACGAGCTCCGGCTCAACAGCGACCGCCTGGAGAGCAGG ATCACAGAGCTGACATCGGAGCTGACAGACGAGCGGAACACCGGCGAGTCGgcctcccagctgctggacGCTGAGACGGCTGAGAGGCTGCGGGCCGAGAAGGAGATGAAGGACCTGCAG gcCAAGTACGATGCTCTGAAGAAGCAGATGGAGTCCATGGAGATGGAGGTGATGGAGGCTCGGCTCATCCGGGCGGCCGAGCTCAACGGGGAGCTCGACGATGACGATTCAG GTGGCGAATGGCGGCTGAAATATGAGCGGGCGGTGCGGGAGATCGACTTCACTAAGAAacggctgcagcaggagctggaggacaAGCTGGAGGTGGAGCAGCAGGGCAAGAGGCAGCTGGAGCGGAGG ctgaCGGACCTGCAGGCAGACAGCGAGGAGAGCCAGCGGGCGCTGCAGCAGCTAAAGAAGAAGTGCCAGCGCCTGGCCGCGGAGCTGCAGGACACCAAGCTGCACCTCGAGGGGCAGCAAGGACGCAACCATGACCTGGAGAAGAAGCAGCGGAG GTTTGACACCGAGCTCTCGCAGGCGCACGAGGAGGCCCAGCGGGAGAGGCTGCAGCGGGAGAAGCTGAGCCGTGAGAAGGACGTGCTGGTGGCTGAGGTCTTCGGCCtcaagcagctgctggag GACAAGGACTCGGACATTGCGGGGCTGACACAGAAGGCGGAGGCGCtggaggctgagctgcaggacaTCTCCTCCCAGGAGTCGAAGGATGAAGCCTCCCTGGCCAAGgtgaagaagcagctgagggacctGGAGGCGAAGGTCAAAGACCAGGAGGAGGAACTGGACGAGCAGGCTGGGACCATCcagatgctggagcag GCCAAGCTGCggctggagatggagatggagcGGCTGCGGCAGACCCACGCCAAGGAGGTGGAGAGCCGTGACGAGGAGGTGGAGGAGATTCGGCAGTCGTGCCAGAAGAAG CTGAAGCAGATGGaggtgcagctggaggaggagtaCGAGGACAAGCAGAAGGTACTGAGAGAGAAACGGGAGCTGGAGAGCAAGTTATCTGCTGTCAGCGAGCAG GCCAACCAGCGGGACTTCGAGACGGAAAAGCGCCTGCGCCGGGACCTGAAGAGGACAAAGGCGCTGCTGGCTGATGCACAGATCATGCTGGACCACCTGAAGAACAATGCACCCAGCAAGAGGGAGATCGCCCAGCTCAAGAACCAG ctggaggagtcGGAGTTCACCTGTGCGGCTGCTGTTAAGGCCCGCAAGTCCATGGAGGTGGAGATTGAAGACCTCCACCTGCAGATCGACGATCTTGCCAAGGCCAAGGCAGGG ctggaggagcagctgagccGGCTGCAGCGGGAGAAGAATGAGGTGCAGAGTCGGCTGGAGGAGGACCAGGAGGACATGAATGAGCTGATGAAGAAGCACAAGGCGGCTGTGGCCCAG GCGTCCCGGGACCTGGCGCAGATGAATGACctccaggcacagctggaggaggtcaacaaggagaagcaggagctgcaAGAGAAG CTGCAAGGCTTGCAGAGCCAGCTGGAATTCCTGGAGCAATCCATGGTGGACAAGTCGCTAGTGAGCCGGCAAGAAGCCAAGATCCGCGAGCTGGAGACCAGGCTGGAGTTTGAGCGGACACAAGTCAAGCGCCTGGAG AGCCTGGCCACGCGGCTGAAGGAGAACATGGAGAAGCTGACGGAGGAGCGAGATCAGCGCGCAGCCGCCGAGAACCGGGAGAAGGAGCAGAACAAGCGGCTGCAGCGACAGCTCCGCGATGTCAAGGAGGAGATGGGTGAGCTGGCCAAGAAGGAGGCAGAGGCCAGCCGCAAGAAGCACGAGCTG GAGATGGACCTGGAGAGCCTGGAAGCTGCCAACCAGAGCCTGCAGTCAGACCTGAAGCTGGCCTTCAAGCGCATCGGGGACCTGCAGGCGGCCATCGAGGATGAGATGGAGAGTGACAGCAACGAGGACCTCATCAACAG TTTGCAGGACATGGTGGCAAAgtatcagaaaagaaagagtaaacT TGATGGTGACTCGGACGTGGACTCAGAGCTGGAGGACCGTGTGGACGGGGTGAAGTCCTGGCTCTCCAAGAACAAAGGCTCCTCCAAAGCGCTCTCGGATGATGGCAGCCTGAAGGGCAGCAG cccccccagctcccggcACACCTTCACCTACGACAGATGGGACGAGGAGCAGGACACCGGGGAAAGCACACGCCGCTACTCCCACAGCTCCCCCAGCGCCAGCGAGGCAGACAGCCGGGCCACCGAGACCCCTGCCTAG